One segment of Ketobacter sp. MCCC 1A13808 DNA contains the following:
- a CDS encoding IS3 family transposase has protein sequence DLIVHSDRGVQYRANEYVDYLTAEGVIRSMSRKGNCWDNAAMESFFGRLKVELIYAKNYQSIEEARSGIFAYIEIFYNRKRRHSANDGLSPVAFEEIAVLAA, from the coding sequence GACTTGATCGTACATTCTGACCGGGGCGTGCAATATCGAGCCAATGAGTACGTGGATTATCTTACCGCTGAAGGGGTGATCCGAAGCATGAGTCGGAAAGGCAACTGCTGGGACAATGCAGCAATGGAATCATTCTTCGGCAGGCTGAAGGTGGAGCTGATCTATGCTAAAAACTATCAGTCGATTGAGGAGGCTCGCTCGGGTATATTTGCTTACATTGAAATATTCTACAATCGTAAAAGAAGACACTCAGCCAACGATGGGCTTAGCCCTGTCGCATTTGAGGAAATTGCA